One Antarctobacter heliothermus DNA segment encodes these proteins:
- a CDS encoding trypsin-like serine peptidase: protein MRRLAVLLLLGLAAPAAAQTAFDVMDRRGELLGWEAVGRIDTGRSFCTGTLIARDLVLTAAHCVFDRDGSQVPAERMRFRAGYHLGTEIAARGVRRYAVAEGYRDGGGQKLSGRMIARDLALLQLDRDIHAAEADPLIVHDAPVADSAVSVVSYGKGRADVMSRQRRCDLTERFAGGVLEFDCDVTFGSSGSPVLVKVDGRLRILSVISAIAPNPSGEKRAYGMELSDHVARLRSRLRREETQPQAGTGARRVHVGDRSGTGARFVRP from the coding sequence TTGAGGCGGCTGGCGGTCCTTCTGCTGTTGGGGCTTGCCGCCCCAGCTGCGGCACAGACCGCCTTTGATGTGATGGACCGGCGCGGCGAATTGCTGGGCTGGGAGGCGGTCGGGCGGATCGACACCGGACGTAGTTTTTGCACCGGGACGCTGATCGCGCGCGATCTGGTTCTGACAGCCGCGCATTGTGTGTTTGACCGCGACGGATCGCAGGTGCCTGCCGAGCGGATGCGGTTTCGCGCGGGCTATCATCTGGGCACTGAGATCGCGGCGCGGGGCGTGCGGCGCTATGCGGTGGCCGAGGGGTACAGGGACGGCGGCGGACAGAAATTGAGCGGGCGGATGATTGCAAGGGACCTGGCGCTGTTGCAACTGGACCGCGACATTCACGCCGCCGAGGCGGACCCGCTGATCGTTCATGACGCCCCGGTCGCCGACAGTGCCGTCAGCGTGGTGTCCTATGGCAAGGGGCGCGCCGATGTGATGTCGCGGCAGCGGCGCTGTGACCTGACAGAACGCTTTGCCGGCGGTGTGCTGGAGTTTGACTGCGACGTGACCTTTGGCTCTTCGGGGTCGCCGGTATTGGTCAAGGTGGACGGGCGGTTGCGCATCCTGTCGGTGATTTCGGCCATCGCGCCGAACCCGTCAGGGGAAAAGCGGGCCTATGGCATGGAGCTGTCCGATCATGTGGCGCGCCTGCGCAGCCGTCTGCGACGCGAGGAGACCCAGCCGCAGGCCGGGACCGGCGCACGCCGGGTGCATGTCGGCGACCGCAGCGGAACCGGCGCGCGATTTGTCCGGCCCTGA
- a CDS encoding FAD-linked oxidase C-terminal domain-containing protein, which produces MQMPEPNRSVLARKDRIVERLRSVLPADRVISDEAETRAYECDALTAYRCPPLAAVLPSTTEEVSAVLKVCHEEGVPVVPRGSGTSLAGGALPTADSVILGVARMNAVLEVDYADRIIRVQTGRTNLSVTGAVEEEDFFYAPDPSSQLACAIAGNIAMNSGGAHCLKYGVTTNNLLGVTMVQMDGTVVEIGGAHLDAGGLDLLGLICGSEGQLGVVTEATLRILRKPEGARPVLMGFDSNEVAGACVSDIIKAGVLPVAIEFMDRPCIRATEEFAQAGYPDCEALLIVEVEGSPEEIDEQLGKILAIARRHDPVELREAKDADEAGRIWLGRKSAFGAMGNINDYMCLDGTIPVNELPFVLKRIGEMSKEFGLDVANVFHAGDGNMHPLILFDANKPGDLELCEQFGAEILKLCVEVGGCLTGEHGVGIEKRDLMLDQYAPADLEAQMAMKDVFDPDWLLNPAKVFPLTSSEARRVMWMAAE; this is translated from the coding sequence ATGCAGATGCCCGAGCCGAACAGATCCGTCCTTGCCCGAAAAGACCGGATTGTCGAGCGGTTGCGCAGCGTATTGCCCGCCGACCGGGTGATTTCCGATGAGGCAGAGACCCGCGCCTATGAATGCGATGCGCTGACCGCTTATCGCTGTCCACCTTTGGCCGCCGTATTGCCGTCCACGACCGAGGAAGTGTCGGCGGTGTTGAAGGTCTGCCATGAGGAGGGTGTGCCGGTGGTGCCGCGCGGGTCCGGCACATCGCTGGCGGGGGGCGCGCTGCCGACGGCGGATTCGGTGATCCTGGGCGTGGCGCGGATGAACGCGGTGCTGGAGGTCGATTACGCCGACCGCATCATCCGGGTGCAGACCGGGCGCACCAACCTGAGCGTGACCGGTGCGGTGGAAGAAGAGGATTTCTTTTACGCGCCCGATCCGTCGTCACAGCTTGCCTGCGCGATTGCGGGCAATATCGCGATGAACTCTGGCGGTGCGCATTGCCTGAAATACGGCGTGACAACCAACAACCTGCTGGGCGTGACCATGGTGCAGATGGACGGCACGGTGGTCGAGATCGGCGGCGCGCATCTGGATGCGGGCGGGCTGGACCTGCTGGGGCTGATCTGCGGATCAGAGGGCCAGTTGGGCGTAGTGACAGAGGCAACGCTGCGCATTCTGCGCAAGCCCGAGGGAGCGCGCCCGGTGCTGATGGGGTTCGATTCCAACGAGGTGGCGGGGGCTTGTGTGTCCGACATCATCAAGGCCGGTGTCCTGCCGGTGGCGATCGAGTTCATGGACCGCCCCTGTATCCGCGCGACAGAGGAATTTGCGCAGGCCGGATACCCCGATTGTGAGGCGCTGTTGATTGTCGAGGTCGAGGGCAGCCCGGAAGAGATCGACGAACAGCTGGGCAAGATCCTTGCCATTGCGCGGCGGCACGATCCGGTGGAACTGCGCGAGGCGAAAGACGCGGATGAGGCGGGGCGGATCTGGCTGGGCCGCAAGTCGGCCTTTGGCGCGATGGGAAATATCAACGATTACATGTGTCTGGACGGGACGATCCCGGTGAATGAGCTGCCGTTTGTGCTCAAGCGGATTGGCGAGATGTCCAAGGAGTTCGGGCTGGACGTGGCCAATGTGTTCCATGCGGGCGACGGCAATATGCACCCGCTGATCCTGTTCGACGCCAATAAGCCCGGCGATCTGGAACTGTGTGAGCAGTTCGGGGCGGAGATCCTGAAGCTGTGTGTCGAAGTGGGTGGCTGCCTGACCGGCGAGCACGGCGTGGGCATCGAAAAGCGCGATCTGATGCTGGATCAATATGCGCCGGCGGATCTGGAGGCGCAGATGGCCATGAAGGATGTGTTTGATCCCGATTGGCTGCTGAACCCGGCCAAGGTGTTCCCGCTGACCTCATCCGAGGCGCGGCGCGTGATGTGGATGGCGGCCGAATGA
- a CDS encoding CopD family protein, translating to MNWVKIIHLLCVMGWMTSIFAVPRALIYWKREHAKLGENGPLGDLTYRLYRFSAGLAAIAVITGLWLAWDWGFPVWSHVKIALVLLLAGHYLWTGRLVRRAQRGEFRESDMYLRIFNEVSVVGVIAILWVVVVKPF from the coding sequence ATGAATTGGGTCAAGATCATACATCTTCTGTGCGTCATGGGCTGGATGACCTCCATCTTTGCCGTACCGCGCGCGCTGATCTACTGGAAGCGGGAACACGCAAAGCTGGGCGAAAACGGCCCGCTGGGCGATCTCACCTATCGGCTGTACCGCTTTTCCGCTGGTCTGGCGGCCATCGCGGTGATCACCGGGCTGTGGCTGGCGTGGGATTGGGGCTTTCCGGTCTGGTCCCACGTCAAGATTGCGCTCGTGCTGCTGCTGGCGGGGCACTACCTGTGGACCGGGCGTCTGGTGCGCCGCGCCCAACGCGGCGAATTCCGCGAAAGCGACATGTATCTGCGTATCTTCAATGAGGTCAGCGTGGTCGGCGTGATTGCGATCCTCTGGGTTGTCGTGGTGAAACCGTTTTGA
- a CDS encoding Hsp20 family protein — MRHFDFAPLYRATVGFDQMADMMDRVLANETAQPGYPPYNIEKTADDAYRISIAVAGFAEDELSVEVKEQALVVSARKAEASEEAKAFLHRGIATRAFERRFHLADHVRVQGAIHENGMLHIDLKREIPEALKPRQIAIARPQSAVAVQKDVVDAETIN; from the coding sequence ATGCGACATTTCGATTTTGCCCCGCTCTACCGTGCCACTGTCGGTTTCGACCAGATGGCTGACATGATGGACCGCGTTCTTGCCAATGAGACCGCACAGCCGGGCTATCCCCCCTACAACATAGAAAAAACCGCCGATGATGCGTATCGCATCTCTATCGCGGTGGCTGGCTTTGCCGAAGACGAGCTGTCCGTCGAGGTCAAGGAGCAGGCGCTGGTTGTCTCTGCCCGCAAGGCTGAGGCCAGCGAAGAGGCCAAGGCGTTCCTGCATCGCGGCATCGCCACGCGCGCGTTTGAACGCCGGTTCCACCTTGCCGATCATGTGCGGGTGCAGGGGGCCATTCATGAGAACGGCATGCTGCACATCGACCTCAAGCGCGAGATCCCCGAGGCGCTGAAGCCGCGCCAGATCGCCATTGCGCGGCCACAAAGCGCAGTGGCCGTCCAAAAGGATGTGGTGGACGCCGAAACCATCAACTGA
- a CDS encoding DUF599 domain-containing protein, with product MDWDTLTAGFTVWDVAALVFLVLSWAGASRVIENPPKNYPSTSFLMADYRRAWMTVFVTRQPRIFDSQIVASLRQGTAFFASASMIAIGGGFALMGNADQLRGVAQDFGTDVDPVVVFEIKLMLMLMFVANAFLKFVWSHRLFGYTSVLMAAVPEDPENPVTLARARKAGEINVTGGRSYNRGLRSVYFGIAAAGWLLGPVVLMLTTLVTLSVVLRREFASHSRAVLLDASDHPLCCHNIPEGGSSGSPWLRTL from the coding sequence ATGGATTGGGACACTCTAACCGCCGGATTTACCGTCTGGGATGTTGCCGCGCTGGTGTTTCTGGTGCTGTCTTGGGCCGGGGCCTCCCGCGTGATCGAGAATCCGCCGAAAAACTACCCATCCACCTCTTTCCTGATGGCCGACTATCGTCGTGCGTGGATGACGGTCTTTGTCACCCGCCAACCGCGCATCTTTGATTCGCAGATCGTCGCCAGCCTGCGGCAGGGCACCGCCTTTTTCGCCTCGGCCAGCATGATTGCCATCGGGGGCGGGTTTGCCCTGATGGGCAACGCGGACCAGTTGCGTGGCGTGGCGCAGGACTTCGGCACCGACGTAGACCCGGTGGTGGTGTTTGAGATCAAGCTGATGTTGATGCTGATGTTCGTCGCCAATGCCTTTTTGAAATTCGTCTGGTCGCATCGGCTGTTCGGCTACACCTCGGTGCTGATGGCTGCGGTTCCCGAAGACCCCGAAAATCCGGTGACTTTGGCCCGCGCGCGCAAGGCAGGTGAGATCAACGTGACCGGCGGGCGCAGCTACAATCGTGGCTTGCGGTCGGTCTATTTCGGCATCGCGGCGGCGGGCTGGTTGTTGGGGCCGGTGGTTCTGATGCTGACCACGCTGGTGACGCTGTCGGTGGTTCTGCGGCGAGAGTTTGCATCACACTCGCGGGCCGTGCTGCTGGACGCCAGCGACCATCCGCTGTGTTGCCACAACATCCCCGAGGGCGGCTCTTCGGGATCGCCTTGGCTCCGAACCCTCTGA
- the glcF gene encoding glycolate oxidase subunit GlcF, producing MQTNFTDEQLKDAGTARANQILRSCVHCGFCTATCPTYQVLGDELDSPRGRIYLIKDMLENERVPDEKTVKHIDRCLSCLACMTTCPSGVHYMHLVDHAREYIEKNYDRPWHDKALRWMLAKILPYPGRFRLALLGAKIGKPLRRFVPDARLRAMLEMAPDTIPPVSRNDDPQSFAPKTEKKMRVALMTGCAQKALNTDINDATIRLLTRLGCEVVVAKGAGCCGALTHHMGKTNESHASAAKNIHAWTAEMAGDGLDAIVINTSGCGTTVKDYGHMFAQDPLAEDAAKVAGKAMDISELLSRLEIPAGAPKGLRVAYHSACSLQHGQKVKTAPKDLLKRAGFEVVEPADSHLCCGSAGTYNLMQPEISKQLKARKVQTLEAKEPDVIAAGNIGCMMQIGGGTQVPIVHTVELLDWATGGPKPRSLT from the coding sequence ATGCAGACGAATTTTACCGACGAGCAACTGAAAGACGCGGGCACCGCGCGCGCCAACCAGATCCTGCGCAGCTGTGTGCATTGCGGGTTCTGCACCGCGACCTGCCCCACCTATCAGGTGCTGGGTGACGAGTTGGATAGCCCGCGTGGGCGTATCTATCTGATCAAGGACATGCTGGAGAATGAGCGTGTCCCGGACGAAAAGACGGTCAAGCATATCGACCGCTGCCTGTCCTGCCTTGCCTGCATGACCACCTGCCCGTCGGGGGTGCATTACATGCATCTGGTCGACCATGCGCGGGAGTATATCGAAAAGAACTATGACCGCCCGTGGCACGACAAGGCGCTGCGCTGGATGCTGGCCAAGATCCTGCCCTATCCGGGGCGGTTCCGGTTGGCGCTGCTGGGGGCCAAGATTGGCAAACCTTTGCGCCGCTTTGTCCCCGACGCGCGGCTGCGCGCGATGCTGGAAATGGCACCGGACACCATCCCCCCGGTCAGCCGCAACGACGACCCGCAAAGCTTTGCCCCCAAGACAGAGAAAAAGATGCGCGTGGCGTTGATGACGGGCTGTGCGCAAAAGGCGCTGAACACCGACATCAACGATGCCACGATCCGCCTGCTGACGCGGCTTGGCTGTGAGGTGGTGGTGGCCAAGGGCGCGGGTTGTTGCGGAGCGCTGACCCATCACATGGGCAAAACCAATGAGAGCCATGCCAGCGCCGCCAAGAACATCCATGCCTGGACAGCAGAGATGGCGGGCGACGGGTTGGATGCCATCGTGATCAACACCAGCGGTTGTGGCACCACGGTCAAGGACTATGGCCACATGTTCGCCCAAGATCCGCTGGCCGAGGATGCCGCCAAGGTGGCGGGCAAGGCCATGGACATCAGCGAATTGTTGTCACGGCTGGAGATCCCCGCAGGGGCGCCCAAGGGACTGCGCGTGGCCTATCATTCCGCCTGCTCATTGCAACACGGGCAAAAGGTCAAAACCGCCCCCAAGGATCTGCTGAAACGGGCGGGTTTTGAGGTGGTTGAACCTGCGGACAGCCATCTGTGCTGTGGCAGCGCGGGCACCTATAACCTTATGCAGCCAGAGATTTCCAAGCAGTTGAAGGCGCGCAAGGTGCAGACCTTGGAGGCGAAGGAGCCCGATGTGATTGCCGCCGGGAACATCGGCTGCATGATGCAGATCGGTGGCGGGACGCAGGTGCCGATTGTGCATACCGTCGAGCTGCTGGATTGGGCCACCGGCGGTCCCAAACCACGATCGTTGACATGA
- a CDS encoding esterase-like activity of phytase family protein: MQFRTLCLTSALALTASSAAADMNFNRIASFATPLNMAAGEDTARETSAEIIAASGDGMTLIYTDSPLGVVGLIDITDPANPQPLGNIALDGEPTSVTVIGSTAYVGVNTSASYTAPGGKLLSIDLGTRQITGSCDLGGQPDSTAHDDAGTFVVVAIENERDEDLGDGRVPQMPAGYVSKVMVDNGVMACDTIQKIDVTGLADVAPTDPEPEFVDVNALGEIVVTMQENNHMVVIGTDGTVMSHFSAGAVDLTRIDIDDDRASLMFTGEQMGRLREPDGVQWLDDTHFMTANEGDMDGGSRSITVFSKDGTVVFESGSDYETAVIQAGHYPDKRSDAKGVEPEGMEFAVFDGTPYAFVLGERASTVSVYDTTDPTNPVFKQLLPSGVAPEGAIAIPGRNLFVTANEADLIEDGGVRAHVMIYAYQDAPAAYPQLTSAGADTLIGWGANSGMVAGEDGIVYFVNDSFYGNQPTIFTVDTTQTPARITAALPVLRDGAPAMKLDMEGITLDGNGGFWIASEGRTDHDIPHALYHVDASGEITQKVMLPEALLANELRYGFEGVTKIGDTLWMAIQREWKDDPKNHVKLVSYNTATGAWGAVHYAKAEPATGWVGLSEITAHGDFVYVVERDNQIGANAVTKKIYRIPASDMVPAELGGDLPVVTKELVRDLIPDLAANGGYIVDKIEGLAIFADGTVWVSTDNDGVDDSSGETFFWSFGKL, encoded by the coding sequence ATGCAATTTCGCACTCTATGCCTGACTAGCGCATTGGCTCTGACGGCCTCCTCCGCCGCCGCAGACATGAATTTCAACCGTATCGCGTCTTTCGCGACGCCGCTGAACATGGCGGCCGGTGAGGACACCGCGCGCGAAACCTCGGCCGAAATCATCGCCGCATCGGGCGACGGCATGACGCTGATCTACACCGACAGCCCGCTGGGCGTGGTCGGCCTGATCGACATCACCGACCCGGCCAACCCGCAGCCGCTGGGCAACATCGCCCTCGATGGAGAGCCGACATCCGTCACCGTGATCGGGTCCACCGCCTATGTCGGTGTGAACACCTCTGCCTCCTACACCGCCCCCGGCGGCAAGCTGCTGTCGATCGACCTTGGCACCCGCCAGATCACCGGATCTTGCGATCTGGGCGGCCAGCCGGATTCGACCGCGCATGACGACGCAGGCACCTTTGTGGTTGTCGCCATCGAAAACGAACGGGACGAAGATCTGGGTGACGGCCGCGTGCCGCAGATGCCTGCGGGCTATGTGTCCAAGGTCATGGTCGACAACGGCGTCATGGCCTGCGACACGATCCAGAAAATCGACGTGACCGGCCTTGCCGATGTTGCCCCGACCGATCCCGAACCGGAATTTGTCGACGTCAACGCGCTGGGCGAAATCGTCGTCACGATGCAGGAAAACAACCACATGGTTGTGATCGGCACCGACGGCACCGTGATGTCGCATTTCTCGGCCGGGGCCGTTGATCTGACCCGCATCGACATTGACGACGACCGCGCCTCGCTGATGTTTACCGGCGAACAGATGGGCCGCCTGCGTGAGCCTGACGGCGTGCAATGGCTCGACGATACCCATTTCATGACCGCCAATGAGGGCGACATGGACGGCGGATCACGTTCCATCACCGTGTTCTCGAAAGACGGCACCGTGGTTTTCGAATCCGGCTCTGACTATGAAACCGCCGTCATTCAGGCCGGACACTACCCGGATAAACGCTCGGACGCCAAAGGCGTGGAACCCGAAGGCATGGAATTTGCCGTGTTCGACGGCACGCCCTACGCCTTTGTGCTGGGCGAACGCGCGTCGACCGTATCGGTCTACGACACCACCGACCCGACCAACCCGGTGTTCAAACAGCTGCTGCCCTCCGGCGTCGCCCCCGAAGGGGCCATCGCCATCCCGGGTCGCAACCTCTTTGTCACCGCCAATGAGGCGGATTTGATCGAAGACGGCGGCGTCCGCGCCCACGTCATGATCTATGCGTATCAGGATGCCCCGGCGGCCTATCCGCAGCTGACCTCGGCGGGTGCCGATACGCTGATCGGCTGGGGTGCGAACTCTGGCATGGTCGCGGGTGAGGACGGCATCGTCTACTTCGTCAACGACAGCTTTTATGGCAACCAGCCCACCATCTTCACCGTCGACACCACGCAGACCCCGGCCCGCATCACCGCCGCGCTGCCGGTCCTGCGCGATGGTGCCCCGGCGATGAAGCTGGACATGGAAGGTATCACGCTGGACGGCAATGGCGGCTTCTGGATCGCCTCCGAGGGCCGCACAGACCACGACATTCCCCACGCTCTCTACCATGTCGACGCCTCCGGCGAGATCACCCAAAAGGTCATGCTGCCCGAAGCCCTGCTGGCCAATGAGCTCCGCTACGGTTTTGAGGGCGTCACCAAGATCGGCGACACTCTGTGGATGGCCATTCAGCGCGAGTGGAAAGACGACCCCAAGAACCACGTCAAACTGGTGTCCTACAACACCGCCACTGGTGCATGGGGGGCTGTTCACTACGCCAAGGCAGAGCCCGCCACTGGCTGGGTCGGCCTGTCGGAAATCACCGCGCACGGCGACTTTGTCTATGTGGTTGAACGCGACAACCAGATCGGCGCCAATGCCGTGACCAAAAAGATCTACCGCATCCCCGCCTCTGACATGGTCCCGGCGGAACTGGGCGGCGACCTGCCGGTTGTCACCAAGGAACTGGTGCGTGACCTGATCCCCGATCTGGCAGCCAATGGCGGTTACATCGTGGACAAGATCGAAGGTCTGGCCATCTTCGCTGACGGAACCGTCTGGGTCTCCACCGACAACGACGGTGTCGACGACAGCTCGGGTGAGACGTTCTTCTGGTCCTTCGGCAAGCTGTAA
- a CDS encoding FAD-binding protein, translating into MRPESEAELAEMIAGAREAFHIRGGGTRAIGVTTAPQVLETGGLAGITLYEPGALTLVARAGTPLVEIEAALAAEGQRLAFEPMDHRGLLGTQGVPTIGGVVAANVSGPRRVQAGACRDFMLGVRFVDGTGTVVKNGGRVMKNVTGYDLVKLMSGSWGTLGVLTEVSLKVLPQPETAACVMIDGLSEAEAQEVMSRAITSPFEITGAAHAPGDSGDVPLTLLRIEGFAGSVSYRLGRLQEMFADLSVRVETDPDRVAALWRGVRDVEMMQGTGGDVWKLSLRPSAAPGLVAELRARHEVSRVLYDWAGGLVWIECVPGTDLRPEGLAGHATLIRASEETRLSLPVFQPEPPAVAALTRGIRARFDPRGMLNPGIMA; encoded by the coding sequence ATGAGACCTGAGAGCGAAGCGGAACTGGCGGAGATGATTGCCGGGGCGCGTGAGGCGTTTCACATTCGCGGTGGCGGGACGCGGGCGATTGGCGTGACCACCGCGCCACAGGTGTTGGAGACCGGCGGTTTGGCGGGAATCACCCTGTACGAGCCGGGGGCGCTGACGCTGGTGGCGCGGGCGGGGACGCCGCTGGTCGAGATCGAGGCGGCTTTGGCGGCGGAGGGGCAGCGGTTGGCGTTTGAGCCGATGGATCATCGCGGTTTGTTGGGGACGCAGGGTGTGCCGACGATTGGCGGCGTTGTGGCCGCCAATGTCAGCGGGCCACGCCGGGTGCAGGCCGGGGCCTGTCGCGATTTCATGCTGGGGGTGCGGTTTGTCGACGGCACCGGGACGGTGGTGAAGAACGGCGGGCGGGTGATGAAGAATGTCACCGGCTATGATCTGGTCAAGTTGATGAGTGGTTCGTGGGGCACTTTGGGTGTGTTGACCGAGGTCAGTCTGAAAGTGTTGCCGCAGCCGGAGACCGCCGCCTGTGTGATGATTGACGGATTGAGCGAGGCTGAGGCGCAGGAGGTCATGAGCCGGGCGATCACCTCACCGTTCGAGATCACCGGCGCGGCGCATGCGCCGGGGGATTCTGGGGACGTGCCCCTGACTCTGTTGCGGATCGAGGGATTTGCCGGATCGGTCAGCTATCGTCTGGGGCGCTTGCAGGAGATGTTTGCGGATCTGTCGGTGCGGGTGGAGACGGACCCGGACCGCGTGGCGGCGCTGTGGCGCGGGGTGCGCGATGTGGAGATGATGCAGGGCACTGGCGGCGATGTCTGGAAGCTGTCGCTGCGGCCCAGTGCTGCGCCGGGGCTGGTGGCCGAACTGCGGGCGCGGCATGAGGTGTCCCGTGTGCTGTATGACTGGGCCGGTGGGCTGGTCTGGATCGAATGCGTGCCGGGGACGGACCTGCGGCCCGAGGGCCTTGCGGGCCATGCCACGCTGATCCGCGCCTCAGAGGAGACACGACTGAGCCTGCCTGTGTTCCAGCCGGAGCCGCCTGCGGTGGCGGCGCTGACACGGGGTATCCGCGCAAGGTTTGACCCGAGGGGCATGCTGAACCCCGGGATCATGGCCTGA
- a CDS encoding trypsin-like serine peptidase has product MDSAQDGRGWEAVGRIEIADAAFCTGALIGPRLVVTAAHCLFDPDTGLRVPVNEMQFLAGWRNGRAAAYRRVRKAVPHPGFAYGQEANADRVRHDLALIELQHPIRNTTITPFNTDIGPETGDTVGVVSYAHDRSEAPSLQDTCAVLAHQDGMLVLSCSVDFGASGSPVFRIGADGLARMVSIVSSKAEANGAPVALATPLQGPLADLRDALSADRDPGAGLDRLTAGTRRETGAKFVRP; this is encoded by the coding sequence ATGGATTCGGCACAGGACGGGCGCGGCTGGGAGGCTGTCGGGCGGATTGAAATCGCCGACGCCGCCTTTTGCACCGGGGCGCTGATTGGGCCGCGTCTGGTTGTGACGGCGGCGCATTGCCTGTTTGACCCTGACACCGGACTGCGCGTGCCGGTGAACGAAATGCAGTTCCTTGCCGGTTGGCGCAACGGGCGCGCGGCAGCCTATCGGCGGGTGCGCAAGGCGGTGCCGCATCCGGGGTTCGCCTATGGTCAGGAGGCAAACGCCGACAGGGTGCGCCACGATCTGGCCCTGATCGAGTTGCAACACCCGATCCGCAACACCACCATCACCCCGTTCAACACCGACATCGGCCCCGAGACGGGCGATACCGTCGGCGTGGTGTCCTATGCCCATGACCGGTCCGAAGCGCCGTCGTTGCAGGACACCTGCGCGGTGCTGGCGCATCAGGACGGGATGCTGGTGCTGTCGTGTTCGGTAGATTTTGGGGCCTCCGGGTCGCCAGTGTTCCGAATCGGGGCGGACGGGTTGGCGCGGATGGTGTCGATCGTCTCGTCCAAGGCAGAGGCCAACGGCGCGCCTGTTGCGCTGGCCACCCCGTTGCAGGGGCCGCTGGCGGATCTGCGCGATGCGCTGTCTGCGGACCGCGATCCGGGCGCCGGGCTGGACCGGCTGACCGCCGGGACGCGGCGTGAGACCGGCGCCAAGTTTGTGCGGCCTTGA
- a CDS encoding LysR family transcriptional regulator, translating to MHSRMDWRSVTFDWNRARAFLVTAEEGSLSAAARALGMTQPTLGRQVTALEEELGLILFERVGRGLVLTQAGTQLMSHVRAMGEAAVGVSLAASGQAQAASGHVAVTASEIYSSWLLPQIALRLRKVAPGITLEVVASNEIRDLKRREADIAIRNARPEEPDLIAKMVGEDEGAFYATPDYLSRLGPVIDPADLAGAEFIGFKDNDNFIAALQRRGIAVTPAHFPVLASSHAVHWEMARAGVAIGTAPCGLGETTPDMRRVLPDLGFRFPVWLVAHRELRTSPRVRIVWELLAEMLPALLRRPE from the coding sequence ATGCATTCCCGTATGGATTGGCGCTCTGTTACCTTTGACTGGAACCGCGCGCGGGCCTTTTTGGTCACCGCCGAAGAGGGATCGCTGTCAGCGGCGGCCCGAGCCCTTGGCATGACGCAGCCGACACTGGGCCGGCAGGTGACCGCGCTGGAAGAGGAACTGGGCCTGATCCTGTTCGAACGCGTCGGGCGGGGTCTGGTGCTGACGCAGGCGGGCACCCAATTGATGAGCCATGTGCGCGCCATGGGCGAGGCAGCGGTGGGCGTGTCGCTGGCCGCCTCCGGGCAGGCGCAGGCCGCGTCGGGGCATGTGGCAGTGACTGCCTCAGAGATCTATTCCAGCTGGCTGTTGCCACAGATCGCCCTCCGCCTGCGCAAGGTCGCCCCCGGCATCACGCTGGAGGTGGTTGCCTCAAACGAGATCCGTGACCTGAAACGCCGCGAGGCGGATATCGCCATCCGCAATGCCCGCCCCGAGGAACCCGACCTGATTGCCAAGATGGTGGGCGAGGACGAAGGTGCCTTTTATGCCACCCCCGACTATCTGTCCCGGCTTGGTCCGGTGATCGACCCTGCGGATCTGGCCGGCGCAGAGTTCATTGGTTTCAAGGACAACGACAATTTCATCGCCGCCCTGCAAAGGCGCGGGATCGCGGTGACACCCGCGCATTTCCCGGTGCTGGCCTCATCCCATGCGGTGCATTGGGAAATGGCCCGCGCCGGTGTTGCCATTGGCACCGCACCGTGCGGGTTGGGCGAAACGACCCCGGACATGCGGCGCGTGTTGCCCGATCTCGGCTTTCGCTTTCCCGTCTGGCTGGTGGCGCACCGCGAATTGCGCACCAGCCCAAGGGTCCGCATCGTTTGGGAGTTGCTGGCAGAAATGCTGCCCGCGCTCTTGCGGCGACCGGAGTAA